ACCAACCTGTGTAGCGTTAACTGAATTTAATCCTCTTTGACAACTTACCTCGAAAATGACTTTGAAGCTGGTGCACCTTGCCAGTACCAAGATGCAAGCTCAACACCGATCCTCAACACTCCCAGAACCCATCGAAAAACCGTGTTGTTACGAAAAGGTTGACGGGAGTGGTCCTCATTTCCATTCTCACCGTGGTTGCCAGGGCCACGAAACCTGATCCTCCGACGCCGCAAGAAGAATACGGAGGAGCAGAGAAAACACTGCGGGGCCAAAAAACGGCGGCACTCGAGGCTTTTACGCCTCTTCGAGGAAGAAGGACGTGATGGAGATGGCGACGGAAGTGGAGGGCCCGCCGGCTCAAGAGCTTCTATCGGGCCCTTTCGACGAAATCCTGAGCGTGCCGCTGTTTGCCCAAGCGGCTGAGGGTCAAACATCGGATCGCGGCCGGTTTCCACGTCCCCACGTACGATACCTGGGGAAAGGTACCACGTTGGTACCTCGGGGCGTTTACCATTTACCTGAAAAAAGCCGCGGCTTTCACCGCAGACTCGACGCGCGACTCTTCTTCTTGGTACACGCTGTTGCGCCATGCGTTTCGGCAACGTCGTTCGAAAGACTCGTCCAACGTGTAAAATAGCGATGTTGGTTAACCCCTTGCGTTAAGATTCGTTTTCTGCTGCCCGTGGCAGACATAGAAATCTGATTTCATCATCGCCGTGGAATCGACGTTCTTGCGAACTCAGTACGTCGATGTGCTGATTTTTGTAAGCGTACGCGATCATTCGTTAAAACGTCAGTTCTAACTTCCAAGGCCACGCTGTTGGAAGACCATAGCAGACAAAATGGTACAATAGGTGGTATAATATTCTGCGATTGAAAGAATGGTAAAATTAACGCACAGATCTATATACGTGGAATGTGGTttttgtttaacgttataagataaggAATTAGAGGATAGTGCGATGGTATAATGACACGATCATTGGAAAATCATCGTACTCCCTTTTTTCTATGTATTTAAAGGATGGAAGAAACGGTAGAACGAAGGAGTCGAACAAACgaaagatttttattaaa
This genomic window from Bombus terrestris chromosome 9, iyBomTerr1.2, whole genome shotgun sequence contains:
- the LOC125385681 gene encoding uncharacterized protein LOC125385681, which encodes MAQQRVPRRRVARRVCGESRGFFQVNGKRPEVPTWYLSPGIVRGDVETGRDPMFDPQPLGQTAARSGFRRKGPIEALEPAGPPLPSPSPSRPSSSKRRKSLECRRFLAPQCFLCSSVFFLRRRRIRFRGPGNHGENGNEDHSRQPFRNNTVFRWVLGVLRIGVELASWYWQGAPASKSFSRFAFNRGRRRFFLHSDSFRSYDFTKLEEVEDIYVE